A window from Solanum stenotomum isolate F172 chromosome 5, ASM1918654v1, whole genome shotgun sequence encodes these proteins:
- the LOC125865976 gene encoding WRKY transcription factor 44, whose protein sequence is MEVNETAKIAIVRPVASRPRCPVYKSFSELLAGAVDISSTNASSEMAITAIRPKTVRLKPVTNHALVGERSSQVGVSEAPVGCRSDYIMQSVEKPKVLYKPIAKLAPRKTIPLLENKGSSASDQRQEKAEAKADVSSAKEVKQHRDLTTESKQSLLAKSGEDKKIVGSTIVSENTEEVPQSLVNTSNVDRPSYDGYNWRKYGQKQVKGSEYPRSYYKCTHLKCPVKKKVERSYDGQIAEIVYRGEHNHPKPQPPKRNLSDVHVRAGVCNDTFKETNNPAWSNQHPQTSEAYVCRIENPNDVGLTINSAHSSKAPCFYDPIAAAGMHTAVGNSEDSAEGSKKLETTCDEPKTKRRKLKGQCNGAGTSGESTFPYIPNQSTTDSEITDDGFRWRKYGQKVVKGSSYPRSYYRCTSPKCSVRKFVERTMDDPKAFITTYEGKHNHVVPNRRPNSEASKTSSKSSAMKEKS, encoded by the exons ATGGAGGTCAATGAAACCGCGAAAATAGCTATAGTTAGACCAGTAGCTTCAAGGCCAAGATGTCCTGTTTACAAATCTTTCTCTGAGCTCTTAGCTGGTGCGGTAGATATATCATCCACAAATGCTAGTTCTGAAATGGCGATTACCGCCATAAGACCAAAGACTGTCAGGCTGAAGCCTGTAACAAACCATGCTTTAGTTGGAGAGCGTTCTTCACAG GTTGGAGTGTCTGAGGCACCAGTTGGTTGTCGATCTGATTACATCATGCAATCGGTAGAGAAACCCAAGGTTCTGTATAAACCCATAGCTAAACTTGCACCAAGGAAAACAATTCCTCTACTTGAAAATAAG GGAAGCTCTGCATCTGATCAGCGACAAGAAAAAGCTGAGGCTAAGGCTGATGTTTCATCAGCAAAGGAAGTTAAACAACATCGCGACCTTACGACAGAATCTAAACAAAGTCTCTTAGCAAAATCAGGAGAGGACAAAAAAATAGTGGGTTCAACAATTGTATCAGAGAACACAGAAGAGGTTCCACAATCTTTGGTCAACACAAGTAATGTCGACCGTCCTAGTTATGATGGATATAATTGGAGAAAATATGGACAAAAGCAAGTTAAAGGAAGTGAATACCCGAGAAGTTACTATAAGTGCACGCATCTAAAGTGTCCTGTGAAAAAGAAGGTTGAAAGATCATACGATGGCCAGATTGCTGAAATTGTTTACAGGGGTGAGCACAACCACCCAAAGCCTCAGCCTCCAAAGCGCAACTTGTCAGACGTACATGTGCGAGCAGGCGTATGCAATGACACTTTTAAAGAAACAAATAATCCTGCATGGAGTAACCAACATCCTCAGACGAGTGAAGCTTACGTCTGTAGGATAGAAAATCCGAATGATGTCGGGTTGACTATAAATTCAGCTCATTCTAGCAAAGCACCATGCTTTTATGATCCCATTGCAGCTGCAGGAATGCACACTGCTGTCGGAAATTCTGAAGATTCTGCTGAAGGAAGTAAAAAGTTGGAGACTACTTGTGATGaaccaaaaactaaaagaaG GAAACTTAAAGGCCAATGCAATGGAGCAGGTACATCAGGGGAAAGTACATTTCCTTATATACCAAACCAAAGTACTACTGACTCTGAAATTACTGATGATGGTTTTCGCTGGAGAAAATATGGCCAGAAGGTTGTCAAGGGAAGTTCATATCCCAG GAGCTATTATAGATGCACAAGTCCTAAATGCAGCGTGCGGAAGTTTGTTGAAAGAACCATGGATGATCCAAAAGCCTTTATTACTACATATGAGGGAAAACACAACCATGTCGTTCCAAACAGAAGACCAAATTCAGAGGCGTCCAAGACGAGCTCAAAATCTTCAGCTATGAAAGAGAAATCATAG